From one Bifidobacterium sp. WK012_4_13 genomic stretch:
- a CDS encoding MFS transporter has protein sequence MKKSLVALALGAFALGAAEFVMMGILPQAARTMGVSIPFAGNFISSYAIGVCFGTLILVFGRKIPPKHLIIGFMALIIIGNMLSALSGNAPMLIAARFIAGLPHGAFFGTATLIAKSVADPGKETKAVSMMVTGQTVANMLGVPAGTLLAEHLSWRMTFVSLSAWAAVTLVLSFLWLPDVPAIKDAGIGGQFAFLRRRAPWFILGAVFLGNAGIFCWWSYVSPWLIRVGGYSSGMIPIMMMLAGFGMVIGGLVGGTIADRWRHAGTASLGQALSAIGLLLVFVIPGTPLTTAILTFWISFGLFFVSSPQQILMVEAGQGGGELIGGAAVQVAFNLGNAVGSLIGGFTLTATANDYQSPALSGTPLALMAVALLIIYSWRHETHTNALHRMRLVHSPEVGSKPQ, from the coding sequence ATGAAGAAGAGTCTTGTTGCGTTGGCGTTGGGCGCGTTTGCCCTTGGAGCCGCGGAGTTCGTCATGATGGGCATCCTTCCGCAGGCTGCCCGCACGATGGGGGTCAGCATACCCTTCGCGGGCAATTTCATATCCTCATATGCGATCGGGGTCTGCTTCGGCACGCTGATACTCGTATTTGGCAGGAAGATTCCTCCAAAGCATCTGATCATCGGGTTCATGGCGCTCATAATCATCGGCAACATGCTTTCGGCATTGTCCGGCAATGCTCCCATGCTCATTGCCGCCCGATTCATCGCCGGGCTCCCGCACGGAGCATTCTTTGGCACTGCGACCCTGATCGCCAAGTCGGTGGCAGATCCCGGCAAGGAAACCAAGGCCGTCTCCATGATGGTTACCGGGCAGACAGTCGCCAACATGCTGGGAGTTCCCGCAGGGACCTTACTTGCCGAGCACCTAAGCTGGCGCATGACCTTCGTCTCGCTCAGCGCCTGGGCGGCGGTGACGCTTGTGCTTTCATTCCTATGGCTTCCCGATGTGCCGGCGATCAAGGATGCCGGCATTGGCGGCCAGTTCGCATTCCTGCGCAGACGGGCGCCATGGTTCATCCTCGGAGCTGTTTTTCTGGGCAATGCAGGCATCTTCTGCTGGTGGAGCTATGTGTCACCGTGGCTGATCAGGGTCGGTGGATACAGCTCAGGCATGATTCCAATCATGATGATGCTTGCAGGCTTTGGCATGGTCATTGGCGGATTGGTCGGCGGAACCATCGCAGATCGTTGGCGCCATGCCGGGACCGCCTCATTGGGGCAGGCGCTCTCCGCGATCGGCCTCCTTCTTGTGTTTGTCATTCCCGGCACCCCACTCACCACGGCGATTCTGACCTTCTGGATATCCTTCGGGCTCTTCTTCGTGTCATCGCCACAGCAGATCCTCATGGTCGAAGCCGGCCAGGGTGGCGGCGAACTCATAGGCGGAGCAGCGGTTCAGGTGGCGTTCAATCTCGGCAATGCAGTGGGATCGCTCATAGGTGGCTTCACGCTCACAGCCACGGCGAACGACTATCAGAGTCCTGCGCTATCTGGCACACCCCTGGCGCTCATGGCCGTTGCGTTGCTTATCATCTATTCATGGAGGCACGAAACCCATACGAATGCGCTGCACCGCATGAGGCTGGTCCATTCCCCCGAGGTCGGTTCGAAGCCACAATAG
- a CDS encoding LacI family DNA-binding transcriptional regulator, protein MSQNSLGSEVSIANVAAVAGVSTATVSRVLSGRRRKDDDLSRRVRQAAKQLNYSVNYAASALRSDVTNSIGLIVPELKNAMYSSVVQAIEPAVNAQGKQLILGIGSTADEQEKRIRLGISHRADGLIIIPVETESVVHFLEDVAEQIPVVQLLSQTYSNKLDWVGINETTVMQIIADHLSTAGARSVAYIGSSTNELDGMSLFTAFHMQMTVSGLSTYTEWIHFTAEGIDFGFQIMQGILSQHNFYPESVICADGLTAVGAFRACKDAGLEVPGDIKIAVLQDSEICRDGAFNAPSFTSVQLPWKRMAREAMTLVSAEHERKSWLPSRRELEPVLMIRDSTVVSS, encoded by the coding sequence ATGTCGCAAAATTCGCTTGGCAGTGAAGTATCGATTGCGAATGTCGCAGCCGTAGCTGGAGTATCCACCGCTACCGTGTCCCGAGTTCTATCAGGTCGCCGTCGAAAGGACGACGACCTGAGCAGACGCGTCAGGCAGGCGGCGAAGCAGCTCAACTATTCCGTCAACTATGCGGCAAGCGCCCTGCGAAGCGATGTCACGAACAGCATCGGCCTTATCGTGCCGGAGCTGAAAAACGCAATGTATTCATCGGTCGTCCAGGCCATCGAGCCTGCAGTGAATGCCCAAGGCAAGCAGCTGATACTCGGCATAGGCTCAACGGCGGATGAACAGGAGAAGCGAATTCGTCTCGGCATTTCCCACCGTGCGGACGGTCTCATCATCATTCCCGTGGAGACGGAATCAGTCGTCCACTTTCTCGAAGACGTTGCGGAACAGATTCCCGTAGTCCAGCTCCTCTCTCAGACCTATTCGAACAAGCTCGACTGGGTTGGCATCAACGAGACCACAGTCATGCAGATCATCGCCGATCATCTCAGCACCGCCGGGGCAAGGTCGGTGGCGTACATCGGCTCTTCGACCAACGAGCTTGACGGCATGTCGCTCTTTACCGCATTCCACATGCAGATGACCGTCTCAGGTCTGTCGACCTATACGGAATGGATTCATTTCACCGCAGAGGGCATCGATTTCGGGTTCCAGATCATGCAGGGCATACTTTCACAGCACAACTTCTATCCCGAATCGGTGATATGCGCCGATGGCCTTACCGCGGTCGGAGCGTTCAGGGCATGCAAGGACGCAGGACTTGAAGTGCCGGGAGACATCAAGATCGCAGTCCTGCAGGACTCGGAAATCTGCCGCGACGGCGCATTCAACGCCCCGTCATTCACGTCGGTGCAGCTGCCTTGGAAGCGGATGGCCCGCGAGGCGATGACACTCGTCTCAGCCGAGCATGAGAGAAAGAGCTGGCTGCCATCAAGACGAGAGCTCGAACCGGTGCTGATGATTCGTGACTCCACCGTTGTATCCTCATAG
- a CDS encoding HPr family phosphocarrier protein: protein MSIATRTVEIQDPVGIHARPASAFAQEAAGSGCKVTITRESDKASADAASVLMIMSLGIAKGDTITISVDGEDAENKADKLVKTLLENE, encoded by the coding sequence ATGTCAATAGCAACAAGAACAGTCGAGATTCAAGATCCAGTCGGCATACACGCCCGTCCGGCTTCTGCATTTGCGCAGGAGGCTGCAGGCAGCGGATGCAAGGTGACGATCACCAGGGAATCCGACAAGGCAAGCGCCGATGCGGCAAGCGTACTGATGATCATGAGCCTTGGCATCGCGAAGGGCGATACGATAACGATTTCTGTCGATGGTGAGGATGCTGAAAACAAAGCGGATAAACTCGTCAAGACGCTGCTGGAAAACGAATAG
- the ptsP gene encoding phosphoenolpyruvate--protein phosphotransferase — protein sequence MKILGTGIGRGVAIGHILRVAPALKEPEDDVRDAGISFEDAEHEVQKAMEAVRSQLQGRADQASQTSGNDETAAVLGALAQMATDPALMQEISKALKSGKTPQRAVFEGFGEFEAKLEALGGYMAERARDLHDVGQRVIAVLTGVAMPGIPESKEPSILLAEDLSPADTASLDLSKVLGIITIQGSPTSHTAILARSRGIVAVVGAQHADSLHDGDEVIVNAAKSVIVLEPDEADIREAEDIRHQSDRARLLRGKPGATKDGVQVALLANVGKPDDADAALEHGAEGVGLFRTEFMFISSAESPSVEEQTKAYVALLRHFPHRKVVIRMLDAGADKPLDFLTPEDEPNPALGLRGLRTLREHRQVLDDQLEALAQAKRQTEADLWVMAPMVADEHEAEYFVSLGKAKGIEHVGAMAEIPSIALMADEVAKVADFVSIGTNDLTQYTLAADRTLASVGQYQTAWHPAVLRAIKMIADAGKAHDMPVGVCGEAAADPDLALVLVGLGVNSLSMAPVALDDVRASIAEHTFEEARQLASRALSGEFYPPRIPD from the coding sequence ATGAAAATACTAGGGACAGGAATTGGCCGTGGCGTTGCTATCGGTCACATATTGCGTGTCGCTCCTGCGCTGAAGGAGCCTGAAGACGATGTACGTGACGCCGGCATTTCTTTCGAGGATGCCGAGCATGAGGTTCAGAAGGCCATGGAAGCAGTCAGGTCGCAGCTTCAGGGGCGTGCTGACCAGGCTTCGCAGACATCAGGGAACGATGAGACAGCGGCGGTACTCGGCGCCTTGGCACAGATGGCGACCGATCCGGCGCTGATGCAAGAGATATCCAAGGCACTCAAGTCGGGCAAGACGCCCCAGCGGGCCGTATTCGAAGGATTCGGCGAGTTTGAGGCCAAGCTCGAGGCTCTTGGCGGTTATATGGCGGAAAGGGCAAGGGACCTTCACGATGTCGGGCAGCGAGTCATCGCCGTCCTCACAGGAGTGGCGATGCCTGGAATTCCAGAGAGCAAGGAACCGAGCATTCTCCTGGCAGAGGATCTCTCTCCGGCAGACACCGCATCCTTGGATCTATCGAAGGTTCTGGGAATCATCACCATTCAGGGCAGTCCAACCAGCCATACCGCGATTCTGGCAAGGTCTCGCGGAATCGTTGCGGTGGTTGGAGCTCAGCACGCGGATTCGCTGCACGATGGTGACGAGGTCATCGTCAACGCCGCGAAGAGCGTGATCGTCCTCGAACCAGATGAAGCCGATATCAGGGAAGCCGAAGACATCAGGCATCAATCGGACCGGGCGCGACTGCTCAGAGGCAAGCCAGGTGCGACGAAGGATGGCGTTCAGGTTGCATTGCTGGCGAACGTCGGCAAGCCCGACGACGCCGATGCGGCGTTGGAGCACGGAGCCGAGGGAGTCGGTCTGTTCCGGACCGAATTCATGTTCATATCATCGGCGGAGTCACCATCGGTGGAGGAGCAGACCAAGGCGTACGTCGCACTTCTTCGCCACTTCCCGCACCGCAAGGTCGTCATCCGCATGCTGGATGCCGGAGCCGACAAGCCCCTCGACTTTCTCACGCCAGAGGACGAGCCGAATCCGGCGCTGGGGCTGCGCGGCCTTCGCACGCTGAGAGAGCACAGGCAGGTGCTCGACGATCAGCTCGAGGCACTGGCGCAGGCAAAGCGCCAGACCGAAGCGGATCTTTGGGTGATGGCGCCGATGGTCGCGGATGAGCACGAGGCTGAATACTTCGTTTCATTGGGCAAGGCGAAGGGCATCGAGCATGTCGGTGCGATGGCGGAGATACCTTCGATCGCGCTGATGGCGGATGAGGTGGCGAAGGTCGCGGATTTCGTCAGCATCGGCACCAATGACCTGACGCAATACACCTTGGCGGCTGATAGAACCCTGGCTTCGGTCGGGCAATATCAGACGGCCTGGCATCCGGCAGTGCTACGGGCGATCAAGATGATCGCCGACGCCGGCAAGGCGCATGACATGCCCGTTGGCGTATGCGGAGAGGCAGCGGCAGATCCTGATCTGGCGTTGGTTCTTGTCGGGCTTGGCGTGAATTCGCTGTCGATGGCTCCGGTGGCACTTGACGATGTGAGGGCCAGCATCGCGGAACATACTTTCGAGGAGGCTCGTCAGCTTGCCTCTCGTGCGCTGTCGGGAGAATTCTATCCACCGCGGATCCCGGATTAG
- a CDS encoding PTS sugar transporter subunit IIA, producing the protein MATKIEEFLPDSAFLIDRQAKDWRDAIRLAGKGLEESGFTTSAYTDEMIATVEKMGPYIVIAPGLALAHSRPSEAVLHTGLSWVRLSQAVAFGNKANDPVSLVIGLAGRDENEHLQVMSAIAKALSNPKANAALKSAASAEEIRAILSE; encoded by the coding sequence ATGGCAACGAAGATTGAGGAATTTCTGCCAGATTCGGCGTTCCTTATCGATAGACAAGCGAAGGATTGGAGGGATGCAATCCGTCTGGCGGGGAAGGGCTTGGAGGAATCAGGATTCACGACTTCTGCGTATACGGATGAAATGATCGCGACCGTCGAGAAAATGGGCCCATACATCGTGATCGCTCCCGGGCTGGCACTCGCCCATTCGCGCCCATCCGAGGCAGTGCTGCACACAGGGCTGAGCTGGGTCAGACTTTCTCAGGCGGTGGCCTTCGGCAACAAGGCCAACGATCCCGTTTCCCTGGTCATAGGCCTCGCGGGAAGGGATGAGAACGAACATCTTCAGGTCATGTCTGCAATCGCAAAGGCACTTTCGAATCCGAAGGCGAACGCAGCACTCAAGTCGGCCGCATCTGCCGAAGAAATCAGGGCGATTCTCAGCGAATAG
- a CDS encoding PTS sugar transporter subunit IIB encodes MNILCVCGNGIGTSVLLKVNVEQVASDMNLDVNVTTSDAGSAKGTANMSDLVLTSPQLAPELEGVDVPVETIENFMDSDEVKRVLEKYAD; translated from the coding sequence ATGAACATTCTATGCGTTTGCGGCAATGGCATCGGAACGTCGGTGCTGCTGAAGGTCAATGTCGAGCAGGTCGCGTCCGACATGAACCTGGATGTCAACGTCACCACCTCCGATGCAGGCAGTGCAAAGGGGACCGCCAACATGAGCGACCTCGTGCTCACTTCTCCACAGCTGGCGCCTGAACTTGAAGGCGTCGATGTGCCGGTTGAGACGATCGAGAACTTCATGGACTCGGATGAAGTGAAAAGGGTTTTGGAAAAGTACGCCGACTAG
- a CDS encoding PTS ascorbate transporter subunit IIC, which yields MGVIVQVLNFISQEILNVPAYLIGIVAVVGLIALKRNAGQVISGGLKAAMGYLILGAGATVVTAALSPFGELVLKSTGAHGVVPTNEVITAQASNQYGATSAYIIVLSFIVMLILARFTPLKYVFLTGHHMVFMSTLLAVVLSVGLGAKNQLLVILVGSALMGVIMVVMPAFAQPFMNRVTGNDKLAVGHFNTLGYIVSGAVGTQVGRKSKSTEDINFPKGLNFLRDSMVSTTLLMVILYFVFSVWGAIVLPAKTAFAIFASAPKDYGAYFMAAFAQALQFGIGVSIILYGVRIILGELVPAFQGIAKKVVPGAKPALDIPIVFPFGANASLIGFLSSFAGGLVALVIIAVWLGPAWGVALILPGMVPHFFDGGGAGVFGNATGGRTGSVVGGFINGMLITFLPAALMTVMGSFGIANSTFGDADFGWFGTIVGNIAHLGPMGGAIGLIVFALILFAAAWVWQVRVVNAGWLPGKEHAAFIQSVKEAEKAEKEASKNASKATA from the coding sequence ATGGGTGTTATCGTACAAGTGCTGAACTTCATCAGCCAAGAGATCCTCAATGTCCCGGCATATCTGATAGGCATCGTCGCCGTAGTCGGATTGATAGCCCTGAAACGCAACGCTGGACAGGTTATCTCGGGCGGCCTCAAGGCCGCCATGGGCTACCTGATTCTCGGTGCAGGCGCGACCGTAGTGACGGCTGCCCTGTCTCCGTTCGGCGAACTCGTGCTGAAGTCGACCGGGGCTCATGGTGTTGTGCCGACCAACGAAGTCATAACGGCTCAGGCTTCGAATCAATACGGCGCGACATCCGCATACATCATCGTGCTCAGCTTTATTGTGATGCTCATCCTGGCAAGGTTCACTCCGTTGAAATACGTGTTCCTCACGGGCCATCACATGGTATTCATGTCAACGTTGCTCGCCGTCGTTCTCTCCGTAGGGTTGGGAGCGAAGAACCAGCTTCTGGTGATTCTCGTCGGATCGGCCTTGATGGGTGTGATCATGGTGGTCATGCCTGCATTCGCGCAGCCGTTCATGAACCGAGTCACCGGCAACGACAAGTTAGCGGTAGGGCATTTCAATACACTCGGCTACATCGTATCCGGCGCCGTCGGAACTCAGGTTGGAAGAAAATCTAAATCCACGGAGGACATAAACTTCCCCAAGGGACTGAATTTCCTGCGTGATTCCATGGTCTCGACCACGCTGCTCATGGTTATCCTGTACTTCGTATTCTCCGTCTGGGGTGCGATCGTGCTTCCCGCGAAGACCGCATTCGCTATCTTCGCATCTGCTCCGAAGGACTACGGTGCTTACTTCATGGCTGCATTCGCTCAGGCATTGCAGTTCGGCATCGGTGTGAGCATCATTCTCTATGGCGTTCGCATCATTCTTGGCGAGCTTGTCCCTGCATTCCAAGGCATTGCCAAGAAGGTCGTTCCTGGAGCAAAGCCAGCCCTGGATATCCCCATCGTGTTCCCATTCGGTGCAAATGCATCGCTTATCGGCTTCCTTTCTTCGTTCGCAGGGGGCCTTGTGGCGCTTGTCATCATCGCCGTGTGGCTCGGACCGGCTTGGGGCGTCGCACTGATCCTCCCAGGCATGGTTCCTCACTTCTTCGATGGCGGTGGCGCCGGCGTGTTCGGCAATGCCACTGGTGGCAGGACGGGTTCGGTCGTCGGTGGATTCATCAACGGCATGCTCATCACCTTCCTTCCGGCTGCGCTGATGACCGTTATGGGCAGCTTTGGCATTGCAAACTCGACCTTCGGCGATGCTGACTTTGGATGGTTCGGAACCATCGTTGGCAACATCGCGCACCTCGGTCCGATGGGCGGTGCGATTGGACTCATCGTGTTCGCGCTGATCCTGTTCGCCGCTGCCTGGGTCTGGCAGGTACGGGTCGTCAACGCCGGATGGCTCCCAGGAAAGGAACATGCGGCATTCATTCAAAGCGTCAAGGAAGCTGAAAAGGCTGAGAAAGAGGCAAGCAAGAATGCCTCGAAGGCCACTGCCTGA
- a CDS encoding DUF4391 domain-containing protein yields MEVAHSGPVSALTLGLPQSSAIPQGKGMLPKQMFFGKAGISARLKQHLVNDISDITALSVLRPSNVPVQEGGSLKEILIVAVMLNADNPPLDALEHIARLRPSGILFVCTRRRGDLYESALAVRRAIPARAGHVQQSMMHVGRWIPSKTLRLIVNGDTANTADTANTMDNIWESLNAQAILGSTNAEGLDERISRRNRIAELRAGEAKLTKDHARAKDSTQRNETYAKLHKVRTELGKLESLEQPE; encoded by the coding sequence ATGGAAGTTGCACATTCTGGACCGGTATCGGCGCTCACTCTGGGCCTTCCGCAATCATCCGCGATTCCCCAAGGCAAGGGTATGCTGCCCAAGCAGATGTTCTTTGGGAAGGCGGGAATCTCTGCCAGGCTCAAGCAGCATCTCGTCAACGACATCAGCGACATCACCGCCCTGAGCGTCCTGAGGCCATCCAATGTGCCTGTGCAGGAGGGCGGATCGCTGAAGGAGATCCTGATCGTCGCCGTGATGCTGAATGCGGATAACCCGCCACTCGATGCCCTTGAGCACATAGCGAGGCTTCGCCCGTCAGGAATACTCTTCGTCTGCACCCGCAGGCGAGGCGATCTCTACGAATCCGCCCTCGCGGTAAGACGCGCGATTCCCGCGCGGGCCGGGCATGTGCAGCAGAGCATGATGCACGTCGGCAGATGGATCCCGTCGAAGACGCTCAGACTCATCGTGAACGGCGACACCGCCAACACCGCTGACACCGCCAACACCATGGACAACATCTGGGAAAGTCTCAATGCCCAGGCAATTCTGGGCTCGACCAACGCGGAAGGGCTTGACGAACGCATTTCCAGACGCAATCGCATAGCCGAACTTCGCGCGGGTGAGGCAAAGCTCACCAAGGACCATGCCCGCGCGAAGGATTCGACGCAACGGAACGAAACCTATGCCAAGCTGCATAAGGTGCGCACCGAACTCGGCAAGCTCGAGTCACTCGAACAGCCAGAATAG
- a CDS encoding YaaA family protein: MHILLPPSEGKTAPSDGPTLDLTRLSFPELTQARRKVLSKLIEVSGSDDAGRILKVGKRILPEVAAQRNILDMPCAPACEVYTGVLYQAARLRADDRVIIFSGLFGITTAADLIPTYRLSMNVTLPGIGSLRQFWRHELAKAGRNEAHSSNDSKESKESNAIAQVDSAESPQPTVDMRSGAYQVTAPQGQWWSMRVVDSHGNVITHAAKHYRGLLTRALLDAEHSAHSERSDSWSKEACNALCNAERTPECIDVEQVARSLGRIEVTHDGRRHCITLLPESA; encoded by the coding sequence GTGCATATTCTGCTTCCACCATCCGAAGGCAAGACGGCTCCAAGCGATGGGCCGACTCTCGATCTGACGAGACTGTCATTCCCCGAGCTCACTCAGGCCCGCCGCAAGGTGCTCAGCAAGCTTATCGAAGTGTCCGGCAGCGATGATGCCGGAAGGATCCTCAAGGTAGGCAAGCGGATACTGCCAGAGGTCGCCGCACAACGCAACATCCTTGACATGCCTTGCGCCCCTGCGTGCGAGGTATATACCGGAGTGCTGTATCAGGCAGCGCGATTGCGCGCGGACGATCGCGTCATCATTTTCTCAGGCCTTTTCGGCATCACCACGGCCGCAGACCTCATTCCCACATATCGTCTCTCAATGAACGTCACGCTACCTGGAATCGGCAGTCTCAGACAGTTCTGGCGTCATGAACTGGCGAAGGCAGGACGCAATGAAGCCCATTCGTCCAATGATTCCAAAGAGTCCAAAGAGTCCAACGCCATTGCGCAGGTGGACAGCGCCGAATCCCCACAGCCCACAGTCGACATGCGATCGGGTGCATACCAGGTCACTGCCCCACAAGGGCAATGGTGGAGCATGCGGGTCGTGGATTCGCACGGAAACGTGATCACTCACGCCGCGAAGCACTATCGAGGTCTACTGACCCGAGCATTGCTCGATGCCGAGCATTCAGCCCATTCTGAACGCAGCGATTCATGGTCCAAAGAAGCATGCAATGCACTATGCAACGCCGAACGTACTCCGGAATGCATCGATGTGGAGCAAGTGGCGCGCAGCCTAGGCCGCATCGAAGTCACGCACGACGGAAGGCGACACTGCATCACGCTGCTGCCAGAAAGCGCCTGA
- a CDS encoding TetR/AcrR family transcriptional regulator, giving the protein MTETQDRILAAFKQLLVEYGYVKTTTRKIADVAGVNELTIFKNFKDKEGVLNAAVNDYLRDVDQIAGSITLSDDVEADLIMLSSLYQTFIDDHKAVVLAGFREAFEIPSLNGAVLKIPLYFKQFLMDYLTRMQARGVIDRRLDVEAQAMSFIWLNFGYFLTRQRFSGPDLSFDLNYFLDNNVKSFVNGLLE; this is encoded by the coding sequence TTGACCGAAACTCAAGACAGAATTCTTGCCGCGTTCAAGCAGCTCCTGGTCGAATATGGCTATGTCAAGACCACGACGAGGAAGATCGCTGATGTAGCTGGGGTCAACGAGCTCACCATCTTCAAGAATTTCAAGGACAAGGAGGGAGTACTCAACGCGGCCGTCAACGACTATCTTCGTGATGTTGACCAGATAGCGGGGAGCATCACGCTATCCGACGATGTCGAAGCAGACCTGATAATGCTGAGCAGCCTCTACCAGACCTTTATCGATGATCATAAGGCCGTTGTGCTGGCTGGCTTCCGCGAGGCCTTTGAAATCCCGAGCTTGAATGGTGCAGTGCTGAAGATACCGCTATACTTCAAGCAATTTCTGATGGACTATCTTACGCGGATGCAGGCCAGGGGAGTCATCGATCGACGTTTGGACGTCGAGGCGCAGGCCATGAGCTTCATATGGCTGAACTTCGGGTATTTCTTGACCAGACAGCGATTCAGCGGCCCCGATCTTTCCTTCGATCTGAACTATTTCCTGGACAATAACGTCAAGAGCTTCGTCAATGGATTGCTTGAGTAG